The nucleotide window CAAGGGGGAGGGGCTGTCACACCATCAGGGATTCGATCTCGCCCGACGCAAGTCGAGCCCGCGCTCGACCGGGCGCATGCGGCCGAAGGACCGACCGCTCGCCAACGACTTCGTCTCCGACGAGGCGTTCGGCGAGATGCTTCTCGCCTGGTTCGGGAACCTCGCGCGCGTCCTGCTGCCCGGTCGCTCCTTCTATATCTGGGGCGGCTACGCGAACTGCGCGAACTACCCTCCAGCGCTCAAGGCGAGGGGCCTCTACTTCAGCCAGGCCATCATCTGGGTGAAGGAACACCCGGTGCTCACGCGGAAGGACTTCATGGGCAACCACGAGTGGGCGTTCTACGGCTGGCGCGAAGGGGCTGGCCACAAGTTCTTCGGCCCGACGAACGCCGTCGACGTCTGGGCGGTGAAGAAGGTGAATCCGCAGAGCATGGTCCACCTCACCGAGAAGCCGGTCGAGCTTGCGGTGCGCGCGATCCAGTACTCGTCCAAGCCCGGGGAGAACGTGCTCGACCTCTTCGGCGGCAGCGGGTCGACGCTCATCGGCGCTGAGCAGACCGGGCGGCGGTGCTTCGTGATGGAACTCGACCCCGCCTACTGCGACGTCATCATCGAGCGCTGGCAGACGGCGACCAACCAGAAGGCGGTGTTGGAGACGGACGGGACTCCCTTCGAGGAGGTCGCCGCGGACCGCTCGTGGGGCGAGGACTGGCGCCTCCACAAGATCTACCGCGACACGGAGAGCGGCACGCACGGCCCGCGTGTGGGAGGAGGCGAACAAGCGGCTCGCCGCCGAGCGGCCCAACATCGAGAAGGAGATCGAGGGCAACCTCGCGGAGGCGGCGAAAGTCCATGCAGCCACGGACCGCTACTTCAAGGCGTTCGAGGCCGGGAAGCTCAGCCCCGACATCTGCAACGAGAAGGTCCAGGATCTGCGTGCGCGGCTCGAAGAGTTGAAGGGCCAGCGAGAAGATCTCGAGGCGCGCCGGGAGCGGTTGGAGCTGCCGGCAATCGACCGCGAGATGCTCTCATCCCTCGTGGACGAGTTCGAGAAGGTGATGGCAGCCGGCACCAACGCGCAAAGGAAAGACCTCCTCCACCGTGTGGTGAAGAAGGTCCTGATCAGGGATCGTCACACCGTCGAGGTCTGGTACGCGTTACCAAACCGCGACGCGATCGAATACTGGAACAAATGGCTCCCCGGGTAGGACTCGAACCTACAACCCTGCGGTTAACAGCCGCATGCTCTACCATTGAGCTACCGAGGAGCAGTATTGCTGAATTCTGTGGGATCGGGCGGAGGGCCCCGGATCGGAGCGCCTAGAATAGCCGCCCGCGGGCCCAATGTCAACGGCCTTACCGCTTCCCCGCCCGCCTAACCCTTTCCCAGCCAAGCCCTTGCCAGCTCATCCCGGGAGCCTCAGATTCCTTGATCGCTTTTGCCGCCCTGTCCTGCGTTAGCGGGTGAGGGCGGTCTGCGGTCCGATTCCGCGGCGCGCCTCGAGAGTCTCAATTGATCCGGAGGTCCCACAATGGTCCGCAAGTACGCCCTGCTCATTATCCTCGCCGCGCTGGCCGCGCTGACGGCCGCGTGCAGCAAGGACGAACCCACTGCCGTTTCCACCGATCCGGTGGATCCGGCCGAGGTCAACCAGTTCGTCAATTCGCTCCCCGACTGGATTCCGCCGGACGATACCCAGGAGCCCCCGGTGGATCTCGGCGCGGACGAGAACTTCGAAGACAACCAGTACTACCGCTGCACCGCCGTCGAGTACGACCTCAAGCGCAACTTCGAGGACATCATCGCGGTGGGCGCCAACGCCACCGCCCTCAAGCCCGGCATGATGGTACAGGGCAACGGCGTGAAGGGCGGCTCGCTCTCCACCATCGGTTTGGCGCGTTCGCCTCTATCGCTCTCCATCAACCTGGCAATCGACGACCCCTCGCGCGACGTGGCCAACCCGAGCAGTTCCACCATCCAGGACGCCATCGCGTCGTTGCAACGCGCCGCGGACGACCGCCTCGGCAACCTCGATGTGGTCCCCGCGCAGATCAACTTCAAGGCGGAGTCCGCGTTCTCGGTGCAGCAGGCGCTGCTGTCCGCGGGACTGAGCATCAAGTACAACGCGTTGATCGCGAGCGGTTCGGTGGGCGGCTCGCTCAAGCAGTCCACTTCGGTGAAACGGCGCACGGTACTGGTGAAGCTCATGCAGCCCATGTACACCATCTCTTTTGCCGACGACCAGAAGGCGGAGCCGGCCGACTTCTTTGCCAGCAACCTCATGGAGGCCGACTTCGACCGCCAGCGCGAGCTCGGTGTCATGGGCCCGGGCAACCTGCCGTGCTACGTGCAGTCGGTGACCTACGGGCGCATGGTGGTGTATTCCATGACTTCTTCGGAGGCCACCTCGGACGAGGAGTACAAACTGGCGGTGCAGGCGTCCTACGGCGCGTGGTCGGGGAGCGGCAGCGTCAACACGCGGCAGCGTGAACTGGTGCAGAACTCCACGGTGGAGGTGCAGGTGTTCGGCGGCACGCAGGGTGCCGGGCTCGACGCCATCAAGCAGGCGCTCAAGAACGGTGACTTCAGCGCGTTCCTGCAGGCCGCGCCGGCAACGACCGCCGTGCCGCTCTCCTACCGCATCAACGATCTCAAGAACCGCCAGCCCGCCGTGGTGGGCGACGCCACCAAGTTCCAGATCAACCAGTGCGAGCCGGTGAACGACCTCAAGTTCACCGTGTCCCTGGACAGCGTGGTCGTGGTGGACGGTTGCGACGCCGAGGTCAGCTTCGACATCGAGTGCTGGGTGGACGTGAGAAACCCCAGCCAGTTCTACTGGCTGCTGCACAACAGCGGCACGCGCTTCCCCAAGGAAACGCTACCCTCGCTGCACAGCCAGGCGATCTTCACGGTGACCGCCTCGCAGGCGACCACACTGGAGTTCTACACGGGTGTGTACGGCAACAGCACCACGGGCCTGAAGGGGTGGGACAAGGCCACAACGTTCCAGTTCCCGTTTGAACTGGACGAGAACCCGTACCGCTTCTCGCACCTGGACACCGTGGCGGACAACCAGTACCGCAACTGCACCATCGAGGTATTCTATACCATCAAGCGGGAACTGAACTGACGGGTGCGCGCTCACAGCGCGTGCTCCAAACGGGAACGCCGGCGAGGGACCTCCGCCGGCGTTCCTGTTTCTATTTCTTGTACTTCGGGTTGTCGCGGTACAAGCGGCGGATGTCCTTGTGGATCGACTTCCAGCGTTTCTTGGTGTTGTGCGCCTGCGCGGGATCCCGGCGCCGTTGTGCAGCGGCAATCTCGCGCTGGAGTTTCTGGTAGCTGCCAAGACGCTGGTCATCCAGCTCGCCGGCTTCCACGGCCGCGATGACCGCGCAACCCGGCTCACCCTGGTGGCTGCAATCCCGGAAATGACATTCGGTGGCCAGCGCGGCGATATCCGCGAAGAGCGTCTCGACGCCGCCGCCGTCTTCGACCAGGCCGAACTCGCGCATGCCGGGGGTGTCGATGAGCAGGCCGCCCTGCGGCAGAACGACGAGGTCGCGGCGCGTGGTGGTGTGACGGCCCTTCTCGTCGCGGCGCGTGGCACGCGTGTCCTGCGCCTGGTCGCCGAGCAGGCGGTTGGCGATGGACGACTTGCCCACACCCGACGAACCCACCAGCCCGATGGTTTTTCCGGGAGCGAGATACCGGCGCAGGTCATCCAGTCCCTCGGCGGTTACCGTGCTGGTGCGGATCGCCGGCACGCCGGGTGCGATGACAGCAAGTTCGTCCAGCATGGCGGGGACGTCTCCCTCCAGATCGGCCTTGTTGAGTACGATCACCGGCTCCGCGCCACCATCCCACACGGCGGCGACGTAGCGCTCGATGCGCCGGGGATTGTAGTCCCGCGTGACCGCCGTTACCACGAACACAAGGTCGATATTGGCGGCCACCACCTGCACATCCGCGGCGCTTCCCGCGGCGCGCCGTATGAGTGCGGTACGCCGCTCCAGCACGTCATGAATGATGGCGAGATCGTCGCCGTCGCGCACCGCCACCCAGTCCCCCACCGCGGGGCGCGCCTCGGGAGCCAATTCCGCGCGCAGGCGGCCGCGAAGCTCGCCACGCGCGGCCCGGCATCCCAGGAGGCGGTAGACACCCCGTCCCTCGGATGCGATGCGGGCGGGCACGAGCAAGGGGTCATCGAGTTGCTCGAAGCGCTCGCGGAAGAACGTCGCGAAACCAAGTGCGTCGAGTTGATCCAGCATGATCCTCGCATTCTAGCACGCACGCGGTAAGAAATTGACATCCCGCCGACGGGTCCCTAGATTCGCCGGATGATGTTCCGCGCGCGCACCCTTGTACTCATTTCGCTGGTTGCGTCCTCGTGGGCCGTGCCGTCGTCCGCCCAGATCCTCAATACCCTGCGCGGCTTCGATGAGAAGGAGATGGGCTGGTCGGGCGGCGTTGAGGGTGCCATTGCCACCGCCAGTGGCAACACGGACTACTTCGAATTCGAGGTGGGGGGCGCGGTTCAGCACCAGGGAGAGAAGAACCGCTGGCGCTTCCTGGGACGCACCATGCAGCGCACCGCGTCCGGCAACGAGATTGCCCGGAGCCAGTTTGGCCACATCCGCCACAACTACCGGCTGACTCCCCGCTTCTCCACCCTTGCCTTCCTGCAGGGCCAGTATGACCCGTTCAAGCGCATCGAAAATCGCTACCTCGCCGGCGCAGGAGCGCAGACAGACCTGCTCAAAGACGCGGACTGGCGCTCGGTGCTGGGCGCGTCCATCATGTATGAGAACGAGGAGCTGACCGACAACAACGGCATCACCACCAGCGACGCGCGGCTATCGTTCTTTCTCTCGGTATTCCGGGACGTGAAGGAGGGCGTGGACGTGGACTTCGTGGGTTTCTACCAGCCGCTTGTCGATAATCTGGGCGATGCGCGGGCCAGCGTTACGTTTGGCATGCGCGCCGACATCGCGGGCGAGTTGTACACCTTCGTCCGCTACGTCGCGGAGTACGACTCGGAACCGGCGCCGGGCGTGGACGACCTGGACCAGAGTCTGCGCGCGGGGCTGGGCTACAAGTTCTGACGCAGCAGTTCCTTCGCCGCAACGAGGTCGATCTGGCCCGGCCGCACCAACGGAGTCAGCGCGCCGATGGCCTCGCGCAGCAGCGCATCCGCCTCCGCCGTCGGTCCCGACGCCATAAGAGCCTCCGCCAGCGCGATCTGCGCGCGCGCGATTTCAGGATCGCCCGGTTCGCGAAAACGCTGCTCGATGGCCAGCGCCTCGCGGCACCGCGATTCCGAGCCCGCCGTATCCCCGCGAGCCAGCCGGCAACGCCCCAACCCGATCAACGCGCCGGTGTCCCTCGGCCGGGCCTCGGCGGACTCTTCGAAGGAGCGCATGCGATTGAGACTGTCGGTGAACAACGATTCCGCCTCCTCCACCGCCCCCTCCTGACGGCGGATGTCCGCCAGCGTGATCGTTCCACCCGCGAGCCACATGCTGTTGTCCTCGTGCAGGCGGCGCGACAGTTCCACTCCGGACTCGGCCAGAGAGTCCGCCTCTGTCATCCGCCCGAGCGCCGCGAGCGCCTGCGCGCGCCGCACCATGGACACCGACATGGCGTTGCGCTCCACACCACCGGTCACCTCGCGCTGGAAATCGAACGATTCCTTCAGGATGCGGTTGGCCTGGGCGTAGTCGCCACGCTCGTACATGAGCAGACCCTTGTCGTTCATGATGTTGCCCAGAACGGGGTGCTCCGTGCCCACGGCCTGGCGAAGAATCTCCATCGCGTCATCATAGTATCGCTCGGCCTCGTCATAGCGTCCGCGCTCGAGAACGATACGCGCCAGCGATACCAGGCTGTACCCGACCTCCGCGTGCGTGTCGCCGAGGTACTTGCGGCGAATCTCGAGCGCCTCGCGCTGCAGCTCCTCCGAACGCCCAAAATCGCCCAGGCGCATGAGAAGGCGCCCGTACGCGCTGAGTGTGTAGGCGATGTTGGGGTGGCCGTCGGGATACAGCGCGCGGTCGGTGGCGAGAACCTCGTCCCATTGCTCGCGCGCCTCGTCCATGTGTCCCCGGTCGGAATTCAACTGCGCATAGTTGTAGCGGGTGGTCGACGTCTCCGGGTGCCGCTTGCCGAATGCGCGTTCCTGGATGTCCAGCGCACGCTCGAACCAGTCCTCGGCTTCCCCGTAGCGGCTGCTCTCGTGCAGCATCAGAGCAAAGTTGTTCATGACGATGGAGCCCTCGGGCGAGTCCGGGCCCTCGACGCCTTCCCAGGCCTCAATGGACTGGCGGTACAGCGAATCCGCCTCCGCAAATCGCCCCTGGTAGTTCACCGTCAGCGCCAGCATGCCCACCGCCAACGCGAACGGCCGTCGGCCTGGAAGTTCACGGGCAATCGCCACCGCTTCCCGCTCCTTCTTCTCGGCGTCTTCGTAATGGCCCAGTTCGTTCTCGTTGCTGGCCAACGCCGAAAGCGCCAGTGAAAGCTGCTCGCTGCGGTCCCCGTAGATCCTGCGTTGCAGCGCGGCACTCTCCTCGAGCGCGGCGTGCGCCTCTTCCAGCGCACCCAGGTTGGTGTAGGCCTGCCCGATGGTGGCCAGCATGGTGGCCAGGACCTCCGGCTGGTCGGAGAGCTCGCCGTGAACGCGCTTGTTGCCTTCCTCTAGGAGCTCGCGCGCGGTGATGGTCTCGCCCCGCGAGGTATAGGGGTCCGCTGCTTCGAACAGACTCGTCAGGAACTTGCTCACCTCGGCGGCGCGAGCTGCCTCCAGGCGGGCGCGGTCCCGCTCGTGCTCGAGACGTGTTGTATACAGGATGGTGAGCACGGCCACCGTCACGATGAGCGCCGCGGCCGTCGCAACCCCCGCGCGGTTGCGCCGTACGAACTTGCCAAAGCGGTAGCGCGCTGTATCGGGGCGCGCGCTCACCGGACGCCCGGAGAGGTGGCGCTGGATGTCCTCCTGCAACTGGCTCGCGGACGCGTAGCGGCGCTCCGGCTCCTTGCGCAGCGCCATCAGGCAGATGTTGTCGAGGTCGCCCGCGAGGCGCTTGTGGAGCCGCGCGGGGGCAAGACGCCGCGCGCGCGCCACTGTTTCCAGGGAGGCCTCGCTACTCGTGGACCCCACGGTGCCGATCTTTGTGATGAACCGGCTGGGGCGTTCCGCGGGTGTGCCGGCAATGGCGCGCTCGAGTTCCGCGGGCGTGCTGGTGGTGTCGCGGTGGGGGTGGCGGCCACACAGCAACTCGTAGAGCACCACACCCAGCGAGTACACGTCGGTGGCCACGGTCACCGGCTCGCCGCGTATCTGTTCCGGTGAGGCATATGCGGGCGTCATCACGCGCTGGCCGCTGCGCGTGAGCCCGTCTTCGTCCTCGTCCAGC belongs to Candidatus Krumholzibacteriia bacterium and includes:
- a CDS encoding thiol-activated cytolysin family protein, which gives rise to MVRKYALLIILAALAALTAACSKDEPTAVSTDPVDPAEVNQFVNSLPDWIPPDDTQEPPVDLGADENFEDNQYYRCTAVEYDLKRNFEDIIAVGANATALKPGMMVQGNGVKGGSLSTIGLARSPLSLSINLAIDDPSRDVANPSSSTIQDAIASLQRAADDRLGNLDVVPAQINFKAESAFSVQQALLSAGLSIKYNALIASGSVGGSLKQSTSVKRRTVLVKLMQPMYTISFADDQKAEPADFFASNLMEADFDRQRELGVMGPGNLPCYVQSVTYGRMVVYSMTSSEATSDEEYKLAVQASYGAWSGSGSVNTRQRELVQNSTVEVQVFGGTQGAGLDAIKQALKNGDFSAFLQAAPATTAVPLSYRINDLKNRQPAVVGDATKFQINQCEPVNDLKFTVSLDSVVVVDGCDAEVSFDIECWVDVRNPSQFYWLLHNSGTRFPKETLPSLHSQAIFTVTASQATTLEFYTGVYGNSTTGLKGWDKATTFQFPFELDENPYRFSHLDTVADNQYRNCTIEVFYTIKRELN
- a CDS encoding serine/threonine-protein kinase, producing the protein MDTGRWQRVEALFNEAVELPEGEREGFLRRECAGDGALYDEVVALLKADDAPHSLLEGRAIDAIDPPPRPQSATLPEGTRVGAYRIVGVIGAGGMGAVYLAERAEGAFEQKVALKLIKRGMDSETILARFHAERRILARLQHPNIGTLLDGGMTEDGLPYFTMEYVDGHPINEYCDENRLSIEERLDLFQSVCSAVQYAHGNLVVHRDLKPSNILVTRDGHVKLLDFGIARVLDEDEDGLTRSGQRVMTPAYASPEQIRGEPVTVATDVYSLGVVLYELLCGRHPHRDTTSTPAELERAIAGTPAERPSRFITKIGTVGSTSSEASLETVARARRLAPARLHKRLAGDLDNICLMALRKEPERRYASASQLQEDIQRHLSGRPVSARPDTARYRFGKFVRRNRAGVATAAALIVTVAVLTILYTTRLEHERDRARLEAARAAEVSKFLTSLFEAADPYTSRGETITARELLEEGNKRVHGELSDQPEVLATMLATIGQAYTNLGALEEAHAALEESAALQRRIYGDRSEQLSLALSALASNENELGHYEDAEKKEREAVAIARELPGRRPFALAVGMLALTVNYQGRFAEADSLYRQSIEAWEGVEGPDSPEGSIVMNNFALMLHESSRYGEAEDWFERALDIQERAFGKRHPETSTTRYNYAQLNSDRGHMDEAREQWDEVLATDRALYPDGHPNIAYTLSAYGRLLMRLGDFGRSEELQREALEIRRKYLGDTHAEVGYSLVSLARIVLERGRYDEAERYYDDAMEILRQAVGTEHPVLGNIMNDKGLLMYERGDYAQANRILKESFDFQREVTGGVERNAMSVSMVRRAQALAALGRMTEADSLAESGVELSRRLHEDNSMWLAGGTITLADIRRQEGAVEEAESLFTDSLNRMRSFEESAEARPRDTGALIGLGRCRLARGDTAGSESRCREALAIEQRFREPGDPEIARAQIALAEALMASGPTAEADALLREAIGALTPLVRPGQIDLVAAKELLRQNL
- a CDS encoding DUF481 domain-containing protein, with product MMFRARTLVLISLVASSWAVPSSAQILNTLRGFDEKEMGWSGGVEGAIATASGNTDYFEFEVGGAVQHQGEKNRWRFLGRTMQRTASGNEIARSQFGHIRHNYRLTPRFSTLAFLQGQYDPFKRIENRYLAGAGAQTDLLKDADWRSVLGASIMYENEELTDNNGITTSDARLSFFLSVFRDVKEGVDVDFVGFYQPLVDNLGDARASVTFGMRADIAGELYTFVRYVAEYDSEPAPGVDDLDQSLRAGLGYKF
- the rsgA gene encoding ribosome small subunit-dependent GTPase A; the protein is MLDQLDALGFATFFRERFEQLDDPLLVPARIASEGRGVYRLLGCRAARGELRGRLRAELAPEARPAVGDWVAVRDGDDLAIIHDVLERRTALIRRAAGSAADVQVVAANIDLVFVVTAVTRDYNPRRIERYVAAVWDGGAEPVIVLNKADLEGDVPAMLDELAVIAPGVPAIRTSTVTAEGLDDLRRYLAPGKTIGLVGSSGVGKSSIANRLLGDQAQDTRATRRDEKGRHTTTRRDLVVLPQGGLLIDTPGMREFGLVEDGGGVETLFADIAALATECHFRDCSHQGEPGCAVIAAVEAGELDDQRLGSYQKLQREIAAAQRRRDPAQAHNTKKRWKSIHKDIRRLYRDNPKYKK